GCTAAGAATAGCCCGTGGATGTTCCCTGAAGACCAGATAATGGACGCTCCGATAAAATTCTATGCGGCTGAAGTTACCCGTGAAAAGATATTCATGAAATTACAGCAAGAAATACCCTATTCCGTAGCGGTGGAAACCGAAAAATGGGAAGAAACAAAAAAAGCCGTCAATATCAATCAGGTGATATATGTGCGTAAGCAGGGGCAAAAAGCTATCATACTAGGCAAAGGCGGTTCAATGATAAAACAGATAGGTGCAGCCTCCAGACGTGAGCTAGAAGAAGCGTTAGAGTCAAAGGTAAATCTATTCTTGTTCGTTAAAGTTCGTGAAAACTGGGTGGATAACCCGAGCATCTATAAGGAAATAGGATTGGATCTATAGTAAATTAACTTTATAATTCGATATATAAACGTCATCCTATGGCTTGACCATAGGATCCAAGTAATATAAATAATGCATGCACTTTGTGCATACTTCTTTTTCTTTCTTGGATTCCAAATCAAGTTTGGAACGACTTAGTCATATAATTAAAATATCGGTTACAAAACACTGTATAGCATTTTAAAGTTAAATTACTATATAATTTCGGTGGAGAAATTATCAGGAATAAAAGCCTTCACCCCTCTTTCAAAGGGAGAGGGAATATAAATATTTCCGTAATATATTTTCCACCGTTAATCTATCTCAAAACCAATAATACCTTCGGTGATAACGCCGTCAAAATTACTGTCGTTTATTATGGTATCCATAAAATTAGCTCCGGTAAGGTTTGCACCTGAAAAGTCGGATTTCTCGATTTGAGCTGCTTTTAAATTTGCGTCCTGTAGATTAATACCCTTTAAAACAGCCCCTTTTATGCTTGAGCCTTTTAAGTTTGAATCTTGGAAATTAGCATCGGATAAATCGGTTTTATCTAATATCGCATTCTTAAAATCGGCATCTTGTGCATTGGCATTACGCATGATAGCACCGTCAAGATCAGCCCCGTAAAAGCTTGCACTATCCAGATTAGCCCCGCTTAATTTAGCGTCCCAAAGCTGTGCAGACGTAAAAATCGACTTAGTCGCATTAACATTTTCAAGATTAGCTTCCCAAAGGTTAGCGTCGGTAAGGTTTGCTTCGATTATAGACGCACCTGTAAGGTCAGCATTTTGAAGGTCGGAATGCTGCATATTTGCTTGATTGAAAATAGCACCCTCCGCCTTGGCTTTATCCATTCTTGTTCTGTACATAAACGCACCCTCAAGGTTGGCATTTTGCAGATTGCTGTTGCCAAGGTCGGCGTAGTCAAAATCGGCACTTAACATGACGGCATCTTTAAATATAGCGTATTGTGCGGTTGTGTGGCTCAAATCCGCACCTTCTAACCTACTGCCGGTAAAGTCTGCTTTGTATAAATTAGCACTTTCAAGATTTGCATATGAAAAATCAATGTTGGTTGCAACCGATTCTTTTAAGTTAGCATTCTTTAGATTTGCATATGAAAGGTTTGAATCTGTTAATTGCACTCCGTCAAGATCGGCTTTTGCAAGGTTGGTATATGAAAAGTCAGTGTTATTTATCATCGCTCCTCTTAAATTAGCACGGCTCATATTGGCGTATTTGAAATTAGCACCAGCAAGATCAGTACCCTCCAGATTGGCATTGCGTAAATTAGCATAAGATAGGTCGGCATTAGTCAATATCACTTTGCTTAAATTCATGCCCTCAAAATTCATCTTGCTGAAATTAGTGCCGAATTTCTTTGTGATATCAATGTTTTCGTTGTTAGCACGCTTGTCATCAATGTAGCCGATAACCTTTTCTTTTATCGGTTTTTCAGGTTCAATCTGCCTGTTATTCAAACCAAGCCTGTACGAACCTATTGCAACAAAGCCGATAATGACGGCTGATAAAACTAATTTTATTATAGTGTTCATCTTCAATACTAATTATTTAGAATTTGTTTCCCAATACGTAAAGTATCTAAACTATTACAATGATATGAAATAATTATCAAGAATTATTTTATTTGTTACGATTTTTGTGTATCGGATTCGTTATCAGATTCAGGCTCTTGTTGTGGCTGCTCTGATTCGGTTGCGGGTGTTTCAGGAGTTTCCGGCACTTCTTCAGTAGAAGGTTGAGTTTCAGATAAGGCAGCATTTTCAGCGGTTTCCACTACGTCATCTGCCGCAACTTCTTCTAAGTCCTCGGCGACTAAGATATCAGGTATTCTGCTATGGGTATTTATTATTTTATGCGGTGATTTTATTTTACCGTCACGAATAGCGTGGGTTATCGACTCGAAAATAACATTCTCAAAATTTGTAGGATCGGAATAAACCATATAGGAGTTATCTATAGCCTTTGCACGCTTTAGCCTTTTATAAGACAATTCTTCAAAGCCGTATTTTTCAAAGAGATTTTCTTCACAACTTTCGTTGTTATCAGAACTAACCCCTGATAATCGGTCACTTTCTTCAAAAAACATGCAAATTCTCTAGTTAACCATATAAATACAATATATGTAATTATATTATAACAAAAGTGTTAACCAAAGGTTAATTTGTCATGTTTTTGATGATGTTTTTTGTCCAATATTTTAAGATATCCAAACAAGCTACTGGTAGGAACGCCAACGCAGACAGCCTAAAATATAAGATATCTCATCATCATCTGATAATAGCGGCAAGAAACACCTGCGATACTTTATTGTTACACCGTACTGGTTTTCAAATGAAGAGTCGTTAGAAACGGGGGATTTAGATGCCAGAACCTCTTTTACGATATAAGGTATGTTACTGTTTTTCGGGCATAGTAAGTTATTGTAAATATCCTTTATTATAATGCTGTTTCCGTCTTTTATGGCTTGAACGTCATCTCCCATAAAATCATATTCGTTTGACGTGGTTTTTAGTATAAAACAACTATTCCACAAGTCCTGAATATCATTAGGGTTTATCATCGATTTATGAGGGATACGCTCATATTTTCGGTATAAACTTTCCCAATATCTTAAAAGGCTTTTATTAATTCGTTTTTCAGCGGCTTTCATTTTTTTTAGTAATTTTAATTACGTTATGTAACTATGGTAAATTAACTTTATAATTACATATATAAAGGTTATCGTCATACTATGGCTTGACCATAGTATCCAAGTTATATAATAATGCATGCACTTTGTGCATACTTCTTTGTTCTTGGATTCCAAATCAAGTTTGGAATGACGTAATAAGTAATATAATTAATAATCATTATCTAAAACTTATATATAGTTAATATACTCGGATTAAAAGCCTAAAATGCAATTATTTGAAATTACGGTCATGTTCAAGGCTAGGTAGTTGCTTTCTTACATCACTTACAACTTTAAGGTCAATTTCGGACATGATGATAGTTTCCGACTCTCCGGCATCACTTAATATTCTGCCCCAAGGGTCTATTATCAATGAATGACCGAATGTCTTGCGGTTGGCGGGGTGTTCTCCGGTTTGTGCGGGAGCTACTATAAAACATGCATTTTCAATAGCTCTTGCCCTTAATAAAGTGTGCCAGTGTGCTTGTCCGGTTACTCTTGTAAAAGCCGACGGAACAGTTATAACCTTAGCACCTGATTTTGCCAGACTCCTGAAAAGATGCGGAAATCTAAGGTCGTAACAAACGGTCATGCCTATATCGCACCATTTTGTGTTGCAGATTACTGCCTTTTTGCCTGCCTCATAACGTTTTGATTCGGTGTGGGACTCGCCTTCTGTAACCGCTGCGTCATACAGGTGTATTTTGTCATATGCGGCAACTATATCACCTTTTGCATTTATCATTATACTGCGGTTGGCAAGCTTTTCGGAGTTTTTTAACTTTACTGAAACCGAGCCTATCAGAATCCATATTTTCTCCAGATCGGCAAGCTCCTGCATTTTTAAAACTGCCGGATGTTCTTCTTGAAAGTATGAATTTTCATATAATTCTTTGGCACTTTGACCCATGAAAAATACGTTTTCCGGTGTTGTAACTAAGTCGGCACCGCCTCCCTTTGCCTGTGTGATTAACAAGGCGGTTCGGGATATGTTGTAATCCATGTTATTTTGACTGTTGGTCTGGAGGCATGCAATGTTAAATTTCATAATTATTATAAGTTATGTTTTTACCTTCCTCCTGTTGCCGCATCCCTGCGGTCGGTATTGAAACGCCCGACATTGCCCAGTATCTGCCCCAGTACACCTTGCTCATGACCCTCGGTTCTGGTTTCTTCATTTGATATCTTTATATCACGTGCGTCGGCCTCGTCATACTGCTCTATCTTCGCTATAGTTTCGTTATCATCAAATTCTATGGCAACTACTTTTTGGGATTTTAATTTAGGTTTTAAAAATGCCACAGATTCTTTTTCCGATGAAATATAATACCATGTTTCGATGCCGTATGTCGATACGGCAGAAGGTGAGCCAAGCTCCCTTTTTACTATGGCTTTACGGGTCTTGCCTACGACAAGATTGTTTATTTTGTCTATTTCGGGACTGTATCCTACGTTTTTTACGGTTTTTATGCATCCGCCCAAACAGGCTGAGATTACCAGAAATAGCGTTATTTGAAGGGTTTTTTCTATTTTTTTCATGTTTATTTATAATATATTGTTAATTTAACTGGATTTTGTGGTTAAATTGTATTATATACGTCCGTCCACCTTTATGGTAAACGAAAATTATTAAAGACGCAAAAGATAAATAGGGAAATTTAATTATGGCAGTTCCTAAGAAGAAAACCAGTAAATCCAAGCGTAACATGCGCAGGTCACATCATAAACTAAAAACAGTTAACGTTGTTGTTGATCCGGTAACCGGAGAGTATAAACTACCTCATCAGATGTCTTTGGCTGACGGTACGTATAAAGGACGTCAGATTGTGCAGCAGACAGGCGGCGATTTTATTGATGAAACCGAGGCTGAAACACTATAGTGTTTTTTTATGCAACTCAAAGTCAGTTGCCAAATTAGTGGTGGCACATTTCGTGCTTTGATAGTCAATTGCATTTTTCATATGAAAATGAAGTTAGTTGACTGTGTTATTTTGTCGGTTATTTTGACTTTGTTTCAAATTTTTCACTTTTTTAGTGTAAATAAAAAGCAAAATAATTATAGTCTATGTAAGGACGTTTAAATTTACAGGAAAGTGAATGACAGGGGCTGATGAAATTGTTATAGCACTTGATGCGATGGGAGGCGATAACGCCCCTGATGCAGTTTTACAAGGAGCCGAGATAATTCTCGGTAAATACGATAATGTTAGTTTCCTGATATTCGGTGACGAAGAAAAAATCGAACCGATATTACAAAAGCTACCTAAATTAAAGCAAAAAAGCGAACTTCATCATACATCTGTCTTTGTAGATAATTATGAAAAGCCTTCCGTTGCCTTGAGAAAAGGTAAAGGCTCCAGTATGCGTCTTGCCATAGATTCGGTTAAGGAAGGTAGGGCGGCAGCCTCGCTTTCGGGCGGTAATACGGGTGCGTTAATGGCAATGTCCAAGCTTATATTAAGACCGCTGCCCGGTATAGACCGTCCGGCAATAGCATCTGTTTTCCCGACACATAAAGGACGTTGCGTCCTTCTTGACCTTGGGGCTAATGTTGATTGTAACTCCGATAATCTGGTGCAGTTTGCTATTATGGGCGATGCTTTTGCCAAGGTTTTATTAGGGCTTGCATCTCCCAAAGTAGCACTTTTAAATGTGGGTGAAGAAGAAACAAAAGGCTCTGAAGTGGTGAAAGCCGCAGCGGACGACCTAAGAGAAGGCGATTACCCGATAAATTTCACAGGTTATGTAGAAGGTGACGGTATTGTAGAAGGCGTTGCCGATGTTGTGGTAACTGACGGATTTACAGGCAATGTAGCCCTGAAAGTGGCAGAGGGTACGGGGCGTATATGCCTAAAATATATAAAAGAAGGATTCAGCGGTTCACCGCTTGCCATGCTTGGAGGTTTGCTTGCAAAGAGGTCTTTTAAAAAAGCCCTTAATAAAATGGATCCAAGAATGCATAACGGTGCTATGTTCTTGGGGCTAAACGGAATATCGGTAAAAAGTCATGGCGGAACTGACGGCGTGGGCTTCGCAAATGCCATATCGGTAGCAATTGAACTTGCAAGTAATGATATTAATAAGAAAATAAGTGATGAACTGGCTTTTTATGAAGGTCTGTTTGCCACCTAAATATAAGTTCCGGAAAGGTGAAAAGTATTTTATGGTTAATTCTGTTGTTATCGGTACCGGCTCGTATTTGCCGGAAAAAATCCTGACAAACGATGACCTTGCAAAAATCGTCGATACTAATGACGAGTGGATATCTAGCAGAACGGGAATCAAACAAAGACATATAGCCGCAGATAATGAAACCACCTCCGATATGGCTATACTTGCTGCAAAGCAGGCTATGGATAAAGCTGCCGTTGCTCCTGATAATATAGACCTTATAATAGTTGCGACCACAACTCCCGATAGCACTTTTCCGTCTACTGCGGTCAGGGTGCAGGCGGGGCTTGGTATAAAAGGCGGGGCTGCTTTTGATATACAGGCTGTTTGTACGGGGTTTGTCTACGCTATGACGATTGCCGATAGCTTCATAAAAACAGGACAGGCAAAGAATGTGCTGGTAATAGGTGCAGATAAAATGTCATGCATACTGGACTGGGAAGACAGAAGCACCTGTATATTATTCGGAGATGGTGCGGGGGCGGTGGTTCTGACGGCTTCCGAGCAAGAAGGACGCGGGATTATTTACTCGAAATTATATTCTGACGGGGATTATGCGGATATACTCAATACTACAGGCGGTGTATCTTCAACCGGAACGGTCGGTAAAGTGCATATGCTGGGACAGGAAGTGTTCAAACATGCAGTTGCTAAAATGACATCTTCGGTAAAAGAAGGTTTGAAATCCTGTGGAAAAAACGTTGGGGATATCAATGCGTTTATTCCGCATCAGGCAAATGCCAGAATATTGGATATGGTGTCTAAAAAACTAAGAATATCAGATGATAAGGTGATATCAACAGTTGCAAAACACGCCAATACCTCAGCAGCTTCCATACCGCTTGCCATAGCGGAGGCGGACAGGAGAGGTTGTTTTACTATGGGTGATCTGGTCGTTCTCACCGCCATCGGCGGCGGTCTTACATGGGGTACATGCTTTTTAAAGTGGTGAGATGCTTATAATTGGTTGCATCTTTGACTAAAAGTTAAAAAAATACACTTTTCTTATAACTAATGGTTGCGTCTTCTTTCGTGCTATATATACTGTTATCAAGTTTTTTGTTATTCGCTCTCAAAAATCTTGACGTAAGTTATTCAAAAAGCTACCTTCCACAGGAAGTTAGTTATTAATTTTTACACAAAATGTGAAAGGATACAAATGTCAGTACAAACAGTTAACGAAGAAACAGTAACAAGGGCTTATTTGACCGAATCCGTATATAGGAAGCTTGGCTTTTCAAGGGCGGAATGTTCGGATCTGGTCGATGCGGTTTTAGATGAGGTAAACAACTCACTTGTTGAAAGCGGAGAGGTAAAAATTTCGTCTTTCGGTACTTTTAAGGTTAAATCTAAAAAAGCCCGTGTGGGAAGAAACCCTAAAACGAAAGAAGAAGTGCCTATTTCTGCAAGGAAAGTTGTAAGTTTCTATGTGTCCAATATACTGAAAAAACGTATAAACGGACAGACCGGATAGCAATTTTGCAACAAAGGTTTGAAATTTGAAAAAGGTATTTTTTAGATGGTGTCTAACGGGAAGTCGGATAATGCATTACGTACAATCGGTGAAGTAGCGGAAACTCTAGATGTGGCTACACATGTTCTTAGGTTCTGGGAAAGTAAGTTTCATCAGATAAAACCTCAAAAAAGACGTGGAAGGCGTTATTACAGACCTGAGGACGTTACTATAATCACTAAGATTAAAGAACTTCTGTACGAAAAAGGCTATACCATTAGAGGAGTACAAAAATATCTTCTAGAAGAAGCTAAAAATAAAAGTGCTGATAAGACAGAGTCGGAGGATAACGTAAGCTCATCTGCAACGGCTCCCTCGGCTGTGTCAGCACCTTTAAATCCGGCTTTGTTCGCCAAGTCTCCATCTGTATCTGAGCAGCAAGGGGATTTTACATCCTTTAAAACAGATATTTTCGGTAATATAGTTCCCGCTAATGCCGGTCCTATAGCCGGTGTAGGTAATCAGAAAGTGGCACAGCCTAACCCACAGACGGTTGCAGTAGATGATAAATACAGCTCGGAAGATGTCCAAAAACTCGAAGATATTTATAGCGGATTGCTAGAAGCCAGAAAAAGGCTAAAAGACGTAGCGTGATTTGCACGGTTGCCTTTTTAGTGCAAGAGCCTCTTTGTTTCCTTGTAAGCATTAACGGTGTGTTTGGGGAATATATTATTGAAACGGTCTTGTG
The Alphaproteobacteria bacterium CG11_big_fil_rev_8_21_14_0_20_39_49 DNA segment above includes these coding regions:
- a CDS encoding 50S ribosomal protein L32, translated to MAVPKKKTSKSKRNMRRSHHKLKTVNVVVDPVTGEYKLPHQMSLADGTYKGRQIVQQTGGDFIDETEAETL
- a CDS encoding phosphate acyltransferase — translated: MTGADEIVIALDAMGGDNAPDAVLQGAEIILGKYDNVSFLIFGDEEKIEPILQKLPKLKQKSELHHTSVFVDNYEKPSVALRKGKGSSMRLAIDSVKEGRAAASLSGGNTGALMAMSKLILRPLPGIDRPAIASVFPTHKGRCVLLDLGANVDCNSDNLVQFAIMGDAFAKVLLGLASPKVALLNVGEEETKGSEVVKAAADDLREGDYPINFTGYVEGDGIVEGVADVVVTDGFTGNVALKVAEGTGRICLKYIKEGFSGSPLAMLGGLLAKRSFKKALNKMDPRMHNGAMFLGLNGISVKSHGGTDGVGFANAISVAIELASNDINKKISDELAFYEGLFAT
- a CDS encoding integration host factor subunit alpha, with amino-acid sequence MSVQTVNEETVTRAYLTESVYRKLGFSRAECSDLVDAVLDEVNNSLVESGEVKISSFGTFKVKSKKARVGRNPKTKEEVPISARKVVSFYVSNILKKRINGQTG
- a CDS encoding 3-oxoacyl-ACP synthase (FabH; beta-ketoacyl-acyl carrier protein synthase III; catalyzes the condensation of acetyl-CoA with malonyl-ACP to initiate cycles of fatty acid elongation; differs from 3-oxoacyl-(acyl carrier protein) synthase I and II in that it utilizes CoA thioesters as primers rather than acyl-ACPs); this encodes MVNSVVIGTGSYLPEKILTNDDLAKIVDTNDEWISSRTGIKQRHIAADNETTSDMAILAAKQAMDKAAVAPDNIDLIIVATTTPDSTFPSTAVRVQAGLGIKGGAAFDIQAVCTGFVYAMTIADSFIKTGQAKNVLVIGADKMSCILDWEDRSTCILFGDGAGAVVLTASEQEGRGIIYSKLYSDGDYADILNTTGGVSSTGTVGKVHMLGQEVFKHAVAKMTSSVKEGLKSCGKNVGDINAFIPHQANARILDMVSKKLRISDDKVISTVAKHANTSAASIPLAIAEADRRGCFTMGDLVVLTAIGGGLTWGTCFLKW
- a CDS encoding amidohydrolase, translated to MKFNIACLQTNSQNNMDYNISRTALLITQAKGGGADLVTTPENVFFMGQSAKELYENSYFQEEHPAVLKMQELADLEKIWILIGSVSVKLKNSEKLANRSIMINAKGDIVAAYDKIHLYDAAVTEGESHTESKRYEAGKKAVICNTKWCDIGMTVCYDLRFPHLFRSLAKSGAKVITVPSAFTRVTGQAHWHTLLRARAIENACFIVAPAQTGEHPANRKTFGHSLIIDPWGRILSDAGESETIIMSEIDLKVVSDVRKQLPSLEHDRNFK